In the genome of Candidatus Electrothrix rattekaaiensis, the window TGGTTAGTGATGCGGTATATGCTATACTCAAAGAAACCGACTTCTTTTTCCGCCGGATTGATACGGTTCGGGCCGTTGGCAAAACAACCCCGGTGACCTTGTATCAGTTGGCGGGATTGCGCAAGGATCAGACATCTGAGACTCTTCAGGAGATGCATGCGTATTATGCGGCCCTTGATCTCTATAATGCAGGTGCGTTTGCCCAAGCAGATCAAGCCTTCCAGGCCTTGAAAAAGATATCTCCCTATGAACGCCTCTATCAGGTCTATAGCGAACGATGCGCCCGTATGAAAAACAATCCTCCAAAGGAATGGAGCGGGATTACGGACATCCAGATGAAGAGAAGCCTTTGAGCTGCAAAGGAGATCAGGCATGACGCTCCTGATTTTTGGCTGGATACTCTGGTGTACCCTGCACAGTCTGCTCATCACCGGTGGGATCAATGAACGGATCCGCAAAAAAGGTGGTATGCTGCTCGGAGCCTATCGGTTGATCTACAGCCTGTTTTCCGCCCTCAGCCTGCTTCCCCTGCTTTGGTACCAATACAGCTTGCCCCAGCAGGTGATCTTTTCCTGGGCTGGTTGGTTACGCCTTCCCCAGGGGATCCTGCTGATCTATGCGTTGGCCATGCTCTATGGCGGCAAGAAGGTCTATGATGTTGAATACCTTGTTGGAATCAGGCAGTGGCGGAATTATCGCCGGGGAGAGGAAAGCCCCTCCCTGCCCTTTACCTGTCAAGGGGCCTTGGCCTATGTGCGCCATCCCTGGTACAGCAGTGGCCTGCCCATTCTCTGGACTGTAGGACCGATCACTGATGCCAATCTAGCACCCCGGATTATCCTGACCCTTTATCTCATCATTGGCACCCTGCTGGAAGAGCGCAAGCTGGTTAAAGAATTAGGCGAGCCGTATCTGCGCTATCAGAAGCAGGTGCCTATGCTTATTCCTTGGCGGGGCCGGGTGAGATTATCCGATTGATTTTATTTGGGCGACCGATTTATCGACCGACACGTCGGGCACCCGCAATATGTCGATTTGTCGTGTAGAAATTTGTAATCACGGAGATTTTATAAAAATGATTCGGCATTGTCCCTGTAACGACTGATTCATGATAGGTATCACGGCAGATTCATGATAGGTATCACGGCAGATTCATGATGGGTATCACGGCAGATTCATGATGAGTATCACGGCAGATTCATGATGAGTATCACGGCAGATTCATGATGAGTATCACGACAGATTCATGATACGTATCACGACTGATTCGCGTCGGGTATCACGACAAAGCAATTGCATTTGGACAGGGTTTATTTCAATCCACGCCCCCGTGAGGGGGCGACCAACAAGATTCAATAATCCACCAATACCTGTCAAGTTTCAATCCACGCCCCCGTGAGGGGGCGACATGGTCCCTTGGTACGGGACATGCACGGTCTCGTTTCAATCCACGCCCCCGTGAGGGGGCGACAACCGACCCGCTTTTATTCTCCGCGCTTGCGCGGGTTTCAATCCACGCCCCCGTGAGGGGGCGACCGACCATGCCCCAAGCACGGGGCATATGGTGGGTTTCAATCCACGCCCCCGTGAGGGGGCGACCTCCAACGCAATCAGCCGTTCCCGATCAAAAGCTGTTTCAATCCACGCCCCCGTGAGGGGGCGACAAACGTCGGCCTCTGCTTAACCTTACTCCTTTTAGTTTCAATCCACGCCCCCGTGAGGGGGCGACGGGAAAAAGAAATTTATCGACGAATCCACAGGAGAGGTTTCAATCCACGCCCCCGTGAGGGGGCGACAAATTAAAAGGTTTGCTTTCCATGAGGATTACTCTGTTTCAATCCACGCCCCCGTGAGGGGGCGACCCCAAGTGCAAAATATCCAAGGCTATATATCAAGTGTTTCAATCCACGCCCCCGTGAGGGGGCGACAGGCACCCTGTTGCTGATTACCCTATACCGCCTGTTTCAATCCACGCCCCCGTGAGGGGGCGACGTGTTAAAGGGCTATCTGCGACATAACTGGGATGTGTTTCAATCCACGCCCCCGTGAGGGGGCGACGACGTAAAAGGAGTCGCTGATAACTCAGAGTTTCGTTTCAATCCACGCCCCCGTGAGGGGGCGACGGGAAAAAGAAATTTATCGACGAATCCACAGGAGAGGTTTCAATCCACGCCCCCGTGAGGGGGCGACAAATTAAAAGGTTTGCTTTCCATGAGGATTACTCTGTTTCAATCCACGCCCCCGTGAGGGGCGACCCCAGTGCAAAATATCCAAGGCTATATATCAAGTGTTTCAATCCACGCCCCCGTGAGGGGGCGACAGGCACCCTGTTGCTGATTACCCTATACCGCCTGTTTCAATCCACGCCCCCGTGAGGGGGCGACGTGTTAAAGGGCTATCTGCGACATAACTGGGATGTGTTTCAATCCACGCCCCCGTGAGGGGCGACGACGTAAAGGAGTCGCTGATAACTCAGAGTTTCGTTTCAATCCACGCCCCCGTGAGGGGCGACGGGAAAAGAAATTTATCGACGAATCCACAGGAGAGGTTTCAATCCACGCCCCCGTGAGGGGGCGACAAATTAAAAGGTTTGCTTTCCATGAGGATTACTCTGTTTCAATCCACGCCCCCGTGAGGGGGCGACCCCAAGTGCAAAATATCCAAGGCTATATATCAAGTGTTTCAATCCACGCCCCCGTGAGGGGGCGACAGGCACCCTGTTGCTGATTACCCTATACCGCCTGTTTCAATCCACGCCCCCGTGAGGGCGACGTGTTAAAGGGCTATCTGCGACATAACTGGGATGTGTACCACGCCGTGCGCGATACGGTTCTTCAATCCACGCCCCCGTGAGGGGCGACAATTTAACACCTAGACCGGACGTAAAAGGAGTCGCTGATAACTCAGAGTTTCGTTTCAATCCACGCCCCCGTGAGGGGGCGACAAGATTTTTATACCCACCGTTGAGACCGGGAACGTTTCGTTTCAATCCACGCCCCCGTGAGGGGGCGACATCAAAGATTATCAAACTGATATCGGAGTGTCCGTTTCAATCCACGCCCCCGTGAGGGGGCGACCTCGGCACGGGATCAGTGACTTACTCAGACTGGATCGTTTCAATCCACGCCCCCGTGAGGGGGCGACATCCTCGCTCGATCTACGCAACCTCACCCCCACGGATCGTTTCAATCCACGCCCCCGTGAGGGGGCGACCTAGGAGACGGGAGATTTGTTACCTTTTTCCGGGGTTTCAATCCACGCCCCCGTGAGGGGGCGACGTGGAGAATCGGAGACACGTAAGCATAGGCGGCTGTTTCAATCCACGCCCCCGTGAGGGGGCGACAACCTTTGCGAGCTTATCCCACGCGACAACACGGACGTTTCAATCCACGCCCCCGTGAGGGGGCGACCTGTCGATTCTCTGGTGGCTGCTTCTGTTTCCGGGTTTCAATCCACGCCCCCGTGAGGGGGCGACCTAGGAGACGGGAGATTTGTTACCTTTTTCCGGGGTTTCAATCCACGCCCCCGTGAGGGGGCGACTGTCAAGCTGCAACCGACTGTTACCGCTCGACGAATTACTGCATTTGCGCGAACCGCATTTTTCGGACGCGATCGCAAAGAGCAAAAGATGCTCTTTTTCGTAAAAACCTCCTGATTTCAATATGTGCGAACCTCCCGTATTTTTCTGTCTACTAGAGGTTCGCGCAACCATTTTGGTAGGAGCGAGCGACGGGGTCGCCCAGCGAAAAGGGAAGCAGGTTAACAAACTGACAAAAACAAAGATAACCGATGCCTTGCAAGAGAGCAACCGATTATGAAATATAATCAGATGAGTATTTATTACACATATCAACCAGAACTTCAGAGAGATAAAACACGCACACCTGACAACATCTGCTTGACTCAGCTGCTTTTTCATGTCATTACATCTGAGAAAAACCATGCGGCAGCAACGTCGCCAATCGCTCCCTGCTGCTGAACCGACCAACTACTCAGGTAGAGATCATAATGCCAATACATATTTCTTTGACAATAAAGGCCATCATGATAGGGATGATGCTCCTTGTTGCAATAAGCAGCTTTGCCGTTGAAAACACGACCAGCACTTTACTTCAATTTTTAAACACAGAACATAGTCCTGTCTTCCCCTTATTACCAGGATCTCTTCCCATTACAGACAACTTTAGGCCAAGTACAGCCGCCTATGCCGGAACAGTTGCCCAGCTGCAAGGGACAGCCTATGTCTACCATAAAGACGGAACAACAGCCTATAAACTCAAAAAAGATCTGCCCATCTTCAGCGGTGACACCTTGGTCACCGCTGAGAAAAGCAGCGTCACCTTACAGATGACCGATGCCACTGCCCTAACCCTTGCGGCCCAAACCAAACTGATCATAGAGAAATCCCTCCCCATAATGAAGGGTCGTGATACCGTCCTACAACTTTTTTTCGGTAGGCTCCGAGCTCAGGTGAAGAAACTTGCTGGGGAATATATAATCAGAACAATGACCGCCACCCTCAGTGTGCAAGAAAGCGATTTTGCGGTGGCAGTAGCACCTGCTCCAAAGAAGAGAGGACAGAAGGAAAGAGTGTCGTCAGGATTGCTGACAGCGGTGCTTACAGGAGGGGATCAGTCAACGGTGGAGATGGCGGGTTTTTTCGGCCCTTCAATGACGGTCAAGCCCTTGTCAGTGGCCGGAATACGCACAGGAAACCGTGCCGAGCAGGCCCTGTATGTTGGACCCACTGCTCTTCCTTTGCTCCGGAAAATCGGCCTGCACCCTGAGGCCCAACTTCTTCTGCCGAAAAACGTTTTGTCGAAGAATACTCTACCGAAGAATCTTCTTCCAAAGAACTTTCTGCCGAAGAACTTTCCTGAGAAACCTCTGCAAACACTTCCTCGGGAACCTATTGCGGCCACTGATCCCTGCTGGAACCTTTTCATCAAAACTCCCGGCACAGAAAAAAAGCAATCTTTCAAGGTATGCGGACCGGAGGCAAAAACACCTGTCACGCCGTCTTTCAAGCCGTCTGTCAAGCTGCCTGTCAACCTATGGCCCAGACAGCAATAATCTGCACCCTACTGCCTGCGCGGATCAAAGGCCTCTCGCAGGGCTTCACCGATAAAAATAAGGAGAACTAAGGTTCCGACCAAGACGATAAAAGTAGACAGAGACAGCCACCATGCCTCGATATTGCCCTTGCCCTGATTCAGCAGTTCGCCCAAGCTCGGGGTGGGTGGCGGTACACCAAGGCCGAGAAAATCCAGACTGGTCAGCCCAAGGATGGCCCCGGACATTCTAAAAGGCAAAAAGGTGATCACCGGGGTCATGCCGTTGGGCAGGAGATGACGGTACATAATGGTCAGATTGCCCACCCCCAAGGCCTTGGCCGCCTTAACATATTCCATATTACGACCTTTAAGGAATTCCGCCCGCACATAATCGGATAAGCCCATCCAGCCGAACAAAGAAAAGAGTAACAAGAGAAGAAGAACACTCGGCTTGAAAATCGAAAAAAAGATGATCAGGAGATAGAGCTCCGGCATAGCACTCCAGATTTCGATAAAGCGCTGGAAAAAAAGATCCGTTTTGCCGCCGAAATACCCCTGGACTGCTCCGGTTATTATGCCCAGAAAGGTTCCGATCAGGGTCAGGGCAAACCCAAAGAGGACTGACAGACGAAACCCGTACAGTAAACGGGCCAGAACATCCCTGCCCCGGTCGTCAGTCCCGAGGATATTGTCTTTTGACGGCGAAGACGGAACAGGTCGGCCAATATCAAGATTGATAGAGGTGTAGCTGTACGGATTCAAGGGGAAAATAACTTTATTTCCGTCCGTGGTCAGTTTTTCCAGAATATAGGGATCCTGATAATCAGTCTCGGTTTCAAAATCCCCCCCAAACACGGTCTCTGGATAGGCCTTGAGCAAGGGGAAATAATACTCGCCCTGATACTTGACCAGTAAGGGTTTGTCATTGCTCAAGACCTCCGCAAAAAGGGAAATCCCGAACAAAAGGCTGAAGATCAGCAGGCTGTAGAAGCCTCTTCTATTTTTCCGAAAGCCCCGCCATCTGCGGGCCGCAAGTGTTTGTTTTTTTTCAGCCACCTTCTTTCCCTTTTCCCTTTTCCCTTTTCCCCTTTCCTTGTCACTGCATCTTTTCAAAACTGATTCTTGGATCAACCCAGACATAACTGAGATCGGAAAGCAGTCTGGCAATCAGCCCGATCAGGGTGAAAAAATACAGGGTACCCAGCACCACCGGATAGTCCCGGTTCAGGACGGAATTATAGGCCAGCAGGCCCATGCCGTCCAAGGAGAAAATCGTTTCGATAAGCAGAGCACCGGTAAAAAAGGCAGTGATAAAGGAACCGGGAAAGCCGGTAATGATCGGGATAATGGCATTACGGAACACATGTCGGTACAGGACCTGATTATCGCTCAGCCCCTTGGCCCGTGCCGTCATGACATACTGCTTGCGAATTTCTTCCAAAAAAGAGTTCTTGGTTAGCATGGTCATGACAGCCAAACTGCCAACAGAGGTCGAAATAATCGGCAAAACCATATGCCAGAAATAATCCAGCACCTTTCCTGTCCAGCTCAACTCAGCCCAATTGTCCGAGACCAGACCGCGCAGAGGGAAAATATTCCAAAAGCTGCCCCCGCCGAACAGAACAATGAGCAGGATGCCTAGGACAAAGCCGGGTATGGCATAGCCGATGAGAATGACCGTACTGGTGATTACATCAAACCGGGATCCGTCCCGAATAGCCTTGCGGATCCCCAGGGGAATACAAACCGAGTACACAATGAGAAAGGTCCACAGCCCTAGGGACATGGAAACTGGCATTTTTGAAATAACCAGTTCTGCTACCCCCTTCTGATGATAATAAGATTCCCCAAAATCGAAGACAAGGTAAG includes:
- a CDS encoding NnrU family protein produces the protein MTLLIFGWILWCTLHSLLITGGINERIRKKGGMLLGAYRLIYSLFSALSLLPLLWYQYSLPQQVIFSWAGWLRLPQGILLIYALAMLYGGKKVYDVEYLVGIRQWRNYRRGEESPSLPFTCQGALAYVRHPWYSSGLPILWTVGPITDANLAPRIILTLYLIIGTLLEERKLVKELGEPYLRYQKQVPMLIPWRGRVRLSD
- a CDS encoding FecR domain-containing protein, coding for MPIHISLTIKAIMIGMMLLVAISSFAVENTTSTLLQFLNTEHSPVFPLLPGSLPITDNFRPSTAAYAGTVAQLQGTAYVYHKDGTTAYKLKKDLPIFSGDTLVTAEKSSVTLQMTDATALTLAAQTKLIIEKSLPIMKGRDTVLQLFFGRLRAQVKKLAGEYIIRTMTATLSVQESDFAVAVAPAPKKRGQKERVSSGLLTAVLTGGDQSTVEMAGFFGPSMTVKPLSVAGIRTGNRAEQALYVGPTALPLLRKIGLHPEAQLLLPKNVLSKNTLPKNLLPKNFLPKNFPEKPLQTLPREPIAATDPCWNLFIKTPGTEKKQSFKVCGPEAKTPVTPSFKPSVKLPVNLWPRQQ
- a CDS encoding ABC transporter permease, with the translated sequence MAEKKQTLAARRWRGFRKNRRGFYSLLIFSLLFGISLFAEVLSNDKPLLVKYQGEYYFPLLKAYPETVFGGDFETETDYQDPYILEKLTTDGNKVIFPLNPYSYTSINLDIGRPVPSSPSKDNILGTDDRGRDVLARLLYGFRLSVLFGFALTLIGTFLGIITGAVQGYFGGKTDLFFQRFIEIWSAMPELYLLIIFFSIFKPSVLLLLLLFSLFGWMGLSDYVRAEFLKGRNMEYVKAAKALGVGNLTIMYRHLLPNGMTPVITFLPFRMSGAILGLTSLDFLGLGVPPPTPSLGELLNQGKGNIEAWWLSLSTFIVLVGTLVLLIFIGEALREAFDPRRQ
- the yejB gene encoding microcin C ABC transporter permease YejB, whose amino-acid sequence is MAIPEEVDQWPWWNCEGGTVSLYILKRFLLMIPTLFGVMFITFVITQFVPGGPIEKMMAQIEGRGAGGEAGGGRSGFYQGKQGLDQERIDQLKKIYGFDKPPMQRFFSMMGSYLVFDFGESYYHQKGVAELVISKMPVSMSLGLWTFLIVYSVCIPLGIRKAIRDGSRFDVITSTVILIGYAIPGFVLGILLIVLFGGGSFWNIFPLRGLVSDNWAELSWTGKVLDYFWHMVLPIISTSVGSLAVMTMLTKNSFLEEIRKQYVMTARAKGLSDNQVLYRHVFRNAIIPIITGFPGSFITAFFTGALLIETIFSLDGMGLLAYNSVLNRDYPVVLGTLYFFTLIGLIARLLSDLSYVWVDPRISFEKMQ